The following proteins are co-located in the Salvelinus fontinalis isolate EN_2023a chromosome 29, ASM2944872v1, whole genome shotgun sequence genome:
- the LOC129827619 gene encoding histone deacetylase 3-like isoform X2 — translation MASTKRCRFSNHTKPHNMTCADSTQKITLTFCRRSAPTICRVSQRVSTPLMLGMTGNVSSVSPVFPGLFEFCSRYTGASLQGATQLNHKICDIAINWAGGLHHAKKFEASGFCYVNDIVISILELLKYHPRVLYIDIDIHHGDGVQEAFYLTDRVMTVSFHKYGNYFFPGTGDMYEVGAESGRYYCLNVPLRDGIDDQSYRQLFQPVIKQVVDFYQPTCIVLQCGADSLGCDRLGCFNLSIRGHGECVEFVKSFRIPLLVLGGGGYTVRNVARCWTYETSLLVDEPISDELPYSEYFEYFAPDFTLHPDVSTRIENQNSRQYLEQIRSTVFENLKMLNHSPSVQIHDVPSDILSYERTDEGDPDERGSEDNYSRPEAANEFYDGDHDNDKESDVEI, via the exons GTTTTCAAACCATACAAAGCCTCACAACATGACATGTGCCGATTCCACTCAGAAGATTACATTGACTTTCTGCAGAAGGTCAGCCCCAACAATATGCAGGGTTTCACAAAGAGTCTCAACACCTTTAATGTTGGGGATGACTG GTAACGTGTCCTCTGTCAGCCCTGTATTCCCAGGCCTGTTTGAGTTCTGCTCCAGGTATACAGGAGCATCTCTACAGGGAGCAACACAGCTAAACCACAAG ATATGTGATATCGCCATCAACTGGGCCGGGGGTCTTCATCATGCTAAGAAATTTGAG GCCTCTGGATTTTGCTATGTGAATGACATTGTCATCAGTATACTGGAGCTTCTGAA GTACCACCCGCGTGTGTTGTACATAGACATTGACATTCACCATGGTGATGGGGTACAGGAAGCCTTCTACCTGACTGATCGGGTCATGACTGTATCCTTCCACAAGTATGGGAACTACTTCTTTCCAGGAACAG GTGACATGTATGAGGTAGGGGCTGAGAGTGGCCGGTACTATTGCCTGAACGTGCCTCTCCGGGATGGGATCGATGACCAGA GCTACAGGCAACTCTTTCAGCCAGTCATCAAGCAAGTGGTGGACTTCTACCAGCCAACCTGTATCGTTCTTCAG TGTGGGGCTGACTCTCTGGGCTGTGACAGATTAGGGTGCTTCAACCTCAGTATACGAGGCCATGG GGAGTGTGTGGAGTTTGTGAAGAGCTTCAGGATTCCCCTGCTGGTACTGGGAGGAGGAGGGTACACAGTACGCAACGTGGCCAGATGCTG GACCTATGAGACCTCCCTCCTGGTTGATGAGCCAATTAGTGATGAGCTGCCCTATAGCG agTACTTTGAGTATTTTGCCCCAGACTTCACACTCCACCCAGATGTCAGCACCAGGATAGAGAACCAGAACTCCCGACAG TACCTGGAGCAGATCCGTTCGACGGTCTTTGAGAACTTGAAGATGTTGAACCATTCCCCCAGTGTCCAGATCCACGATGTGCCCTCGGACATCCTGAGCTACGAGCGCACTGACGAGGGAGACCCAGATGAGAGGGGCTCAGAGGACAACTATTCCAG
- the LOC129827619 gene encoding histone deacetylase 3-like isoform X3, with the protein MCRFHSEDYIDFLQKVSPNNMQGFTKSLNTFNVGDDCPVFPGLFEFCSRYTGASLQGATQLNHKICDIAINWAGGLHHAKKFEASGFCYVNDIVISILELLKYHPRVLYIDIDIHHGDGVQEAFYLTDRVMTVSFHKYGNYFFPGTGDMYEVGAESGRYYCLNVPLRDGIDDQSYRQLFQPVIKQVVDFYQPTCIVLQCGADSLGCDRLGCFNLSIRGHGECVEFVKSFRIPLLVLGGGGYTVRNVARCWTYETSLLVDEPISDELPYSEYFEYFAPDFTLHPDVSTRIENQNSRQYLEQIRSTVFENLKMLNHSPSVQIHDVPSDILSYERTDEGDPDERGSEDNYSRPEAANEFYDGDHDNDKESDVEI; encoded by the exons ATGTGCCGATTCCACTCAGAAGATTACATTGACTTTCTGCAGAAGGTCAGCCCCAACAATATGCAGGGTTTCACAAAGAGTCTCAACACCTTTAATGTTGGGGATGACTG CCCTGTATTCCCAGGCCTGTTTGAGTTCTGCTCCAGGTATACAGGAGCATCTCTACAGGGAGCAACACAGCTAAACCACAAG ATATGTGATATCGCCATCAACTGGGCCGGGGGTCTTCATCATGCTAAGAAATTTGAG GCCTCTGGATTTTGCTATGTGAATGACATTGTCATCAGTATACTGGAGCTTCTGAA GTACCACCCGCGTGTGTTGTACATAGACATTGACATTCACCATGGTGATGGGGTACAGGAAGCCTTCTACCTGACTGATCGGGTCATGACTGTATCCTTCCACAAGTATGGGAACTACTTCTTTCCAGGAACAG GTGACATGTATGAGGTAGGGGCTGAGAGTGGCCGGTACTATTGCCTGAACGTGCCTCTCCGGGATGGGATCGATGACCAGA GCTACAGGCAACTCTTTCAGCCAGTCATCAAGCAAGTGGTGGACTTCTACCAGCCAACCTGTATCGTTCTTCAG TGTGGGGCTGACTCTCTGGGCTGTGACAGATTAGGGTGCTTCAACCTCAGTATACGAGGCCATGG GGAGTGTGTGGAGTTTGTGAAGAGCTTCAGGATTCCCCTGCTGGTACTGGGAGGAGGAGGGTACACAGTACGCAACGTGGCCAGATGCTG GACCTATGAGACCTCCCTCCTGGTTGATGAGCCAATTAGTGATGAGCTGCCCTATAGCG agTACTTTGAGTATTTTGCCCCAGACTTCACACTCCACCCAGATGTCAGCACCAGGATAGAGAACCAGAACTCCCGACAG TACCTGGAGCAGATCCGTTCGACGGTCTTTGAGAACTTGAAGATGTTGAACCATTCCCCCAGTGTCCAGATCCACGATGTGCCCTCGGACATCCTGAGCTACGAGCGCACTGACGAGGGAGACCCAGATGAGAGGGGCTCAGAGGACAACTATTCCAG